GCAGTCGTGCACCGGAGACAGCGGCAGCGAGCTGTTCAACATCGACAACTCGTCCTGAGCTCGTCGCCCGGAACAACAGACCCCTACTATGGCACTCCTACGGCCGCCTGCCCTTGCGCAGCCAGATGCCGCCGGGCACCTGGCCGGCGGCCGAGGGGAGGGCTTCGCGCACCAGCTCCGGCTCGCAGTGCCACAGCCAGGCGTTGAAGAGCTCGATGCTGAAGGCGCTGTTGAACGCCAGGAAGGCGCGCAGCAGGTAGGCCTCGGTCCAGCCGCGGCGCTGGCGGAGCCAGCGCTCGGGGTACTCGAAGGGCCACACGATGTCGTGGACGTGCACGAGCACGCCGTCGGCGAGGCGGGGCAGGATCTCGAAGAACAGCAGGTTGACGTCGCTGCCGGCCTTGCTGACGTGGGACGAGTCGATGAACAGGAGGTCGCCGGCTTCCAGTTCCTCGAACACCTCGGTGCCGGCATCCTGCACCGGCTTGCGGATCAGGGTGCAGCGTTCGCGGTCCCGATCGCCGAGCAGGGCGAGCAGGCGGTCGGGGTAGGGCTCGATGAAGGTGAACTTCAGGTCCGCGTCGGACAGGAAGCGGTCGGCCGTGTCCAGCGCGACCGCGGACGAGAAGCCCGAGCCCACCTCGACGATCCTGCTCGGCGGGAAGCGGCGGAGCATGCCGTGGTAGACGGCGGCGTCGCCGAGGCCGTACATGTTGTTCTCCGGGCGGTAACGCCACCCCTCCGCCGCCGTGGTCGGCACGTCGGCGAAGGTGGCGGCGAGCTCCTTGAACAGGATCCGCTGGCCTTGCGCGTTCAGGTCGATGCCGGGCAGGCCGGCTTGCGCCGCCGCTTCGAGCTCCTCCTCGCGCCGCCGCACGGCGCGGTCGGTGTCCGCGCCGCCGGGCATCGGCGAGTAGAAGTGGCCCGGCGCGGCCCACGGCGGCTCGCGCAGGATCGCGGTCCCCGCCGTCAGCAGGCGTCTGACGTTTCCCAGCATCTACGGCTCCCCTCGTCGGTTCCTGCTCCTGCGGGCCCGGCCGGCCCTCGTCAGATTCCGGTGCGCCGCCAGGTGCGCCACCACATCCGCTCGCGCACTTTGTGGGTGACGGCGGTGAGCACGAGCGGCTGGAGGTAGGGCATCGCCTTCGTGCCTATGCGCCGGCGCATCTTCAGCGCGCGGTACTCCGGCAGGTCCTCGTGCTCGGGCCAGCATTCCCGGGCGAAGCCGACGAGTTCGTCGACCGGCACCTGCTCCGTGCGGCCGCGGTCGTACGCGCGCACCGCCCGGCGCAGGGCCTGGCGGGCGAGCTTGCGGTGGACGAGCCGGTCGAGCTCGTCCCGGTCCTTCATCTGCTCGCCGCACCGGCCCAGCACCGCCTCGAAGGCGGCCTTGCGCTGGCGCAGGTCGTCGAGCTGGCCGCCGAAGTCGGTGGTGGACATGTTCGCGCCGTGCACCCGGTAGTACGCCTGGTCCACGCCGCGCAGGTAGCCCACGTCGGCGTGGGCGGCCAGGCGCATCCACATCTCGATGTCGCCGGAGTGCGGCAGGCCGGGGTCGTAACCGCCGACCTGCCGCTGCAGCTTCGTACGCACCACCACCTCGGGCGAGGTGATGCACCCGTGCCCGGTCTCGAAGTGCCGCCGCAGCCACCACTGGCCGTCCCAGACGGTCCAGCCCCGGCCCGCGGTCCTCGCCGCTGGCAGGGCCGAGCCGTGCTGGAAGCGCACCGGGTGGCCGTAGCAGAACCCGACTTCCGGGTGGGCGTCGAGCAGCGCCGCGGCGCGGCTGAGCGCACCGGGGGTGAGCCGGTCGTCGGCCGAGAGCAGGGCGACGTAGTCGCCCTCGGCCCACTCGAGCAGGCCCTCGTTGTAGGTGGCGATGTGCCCCTTGTTCCGGGGATGCACCAGCACCTGCACGCGGGGGTCCTCGGCCGCGAGCGCCCTGGCCTTGTCGGCCGAGTCGTCCGGGGAGGCGTCGTCGATGATCAGGACGCGCACGTCGACGCCGTCCTGGTGGTTCAACGCGCTTCCGACGGACTCCTGTAGATAGTGGCCGTACTTGTAGCAGGGGACGATCACGCTCACCGTGCTCACGCGGTCAGCCTTTCCAGCTTGTCATCGTGTCACTGCATTATCTGGAGCCTGATATCGAAGGTGCGGTATCAGACGTCGAGCGGGACGGAGTAACGCTTGGGCAGCTTGGTCTCCACCGCCAGCACCACCGGGGGCGAGGTGCCGTCCGCCGGGACGGTCCCGCCGGCCGGCGTGGCCGGCTGGGCCGCCACCGCGGTGAAGGTCCAGGTGATGGGGGCCACCGCCTTGCCCGCCACCGTCGTCGCCGTCGCCGTCGCGTGGTAGGTCTGGCCGGGCACCAGCGCGGTGGTGGGGTGGAACGAGGCGGTGAAGGTCTTCGGGTTGTAGGAGACCGTGCCGGTCACCGCGGTGCCGGCGGCGGACTCCGAACCCTGATAGCCCTGGGTGGTGGTCACGGTCACCTTCAGGCTCTGCGGCTCGATCGCCTGGGAGAAGCCGACGGTGGCCGGGTAGACCGCGTTCTCCCAGGAACTGGTCGTCGGCGTGATGGTCGAGGTCCCGATCGTGGCGGAGGCGTCCTCGGCGCCGCTGCCGCCGGACGACGGCGCCTGGGTGGTGAAGTCCGCGTCCACCCAGTAGTTCGTCGCGTTGTAGCTGGTGGTCGGGAACGCGGAGCCGGTGCCGTAGTGGTAGATGCCGTTGCCGGATCCTGCCACGCTCGCCAGCGCCGTGATCGGGTAGTTGCTGATCGGCGCGGTGAAGTACTGCGAGTTGGACGAGTAGAAGCCGGTCGGCGTGTAGTAGGAGACGACGTACGGCGTGCTCGCCGTGATCGCCACCGGGTTCGCGAAGGTCAGCGTCTGCCAGCCGCTCGCGCTCTCACCCGTGAAGGTGCCGGTGGCCAGCAGCGTGCCGGTGTTCGTCCACAGGTTCCCGATGTGCGTCCCGGTGTTCTTGGTGCCCTTGTAGAAGCTGACTCCGGTGACGTAGCCGGCCACGGCCGACTGGAACCGCATGCCGACCTCGACCGCGTGCTGGTCGCTGGTGTTCGTGTTGGCGGGCACGGCCGTGCCGTTCCACAGCGAACAGGGGCAGGTGTACGCCGGCGGCGTGGCGGACGTGGTGAACGTCCACGTGTACGGCGACGGCATGACGTTGCCCCACAGGTCGGTGGCCGTGAGCGAGGCCGTGTAGGTGTCGTTCATGGCCAGCTGGCCGGCCGGCTGGAACGTCACGGTGTGGCCGACCGGGTCGTAGGTGATCGAGCCGGGCGCGCTCACCCCGTTCTGGTCGGTGACGGTGAGCTTGACCGAGCTCGCGGTCAGGCCCTCGCTCATCGACGCGGTCAGGGTGCTGTTGACCGGGACGTCGGTGGCACCGGTGGCCGGGGTGGTCGAGGTGACCGTCGGCGGGGTGGTGCTGCTGACGTTGCCCTGGAAGATCGCGTCCACCCAGTAGTTGCTGGCCTGGTACGCGGTCGTCGGGAAGGCGGTGGCGCTGGCGTACTTGTAGACGCCGTTGCCGTTGGCGGCGGTGTTCGACAGGCCCTGGATCGGCGCGATGCCGGCGCCCTGCGTGGCGAAGTAGTTCGCGTCGGCGGAGTAGTGGCCGCTCGGGGCGTAGTAGGAGACCACGTAGGTGGTGCCGGCGGTGACCGGGATGGGCTGGGTGAAGTTCGCCTCCTGCCATCCGGAGGTCGTCTCGTTGGTGAAGGTGACGCTGCCGAGCAGGGTCCCGGTCGAGGTCCACAGCGAGCCGACGTGCGTGCCGGTGTTCGTCGCGGCCTTGTAGAACTGGATGCCGGTGATCTCGCCGGACTGGGTCGGGCTGAACTTCATGCCGACGTCGACCGCGTGCGCGTCACCGCTGTCCGGCTTGGCCGGGGTGGACGCGTCGGGGAAGACGGAGCAGGGGCACACGGCGGCGGTCACGGTGACCGGGATGCTCGCCGTCGCGCCGATGTTGTCGCTGTCGTCCTCGGCCCGCACCAGGATCGTGGCCGCGCCGGTCTGCAGCGGCGTCCAGCTGAAGGTCCAGTTCCCCAGGCCGCTGGCCGGGTTCCAGGTGGTGCCGCCGTCGGTGGAGACCTCGACCCGGGCCACGACCGCGCCGCTCGCCGGCGTCGCGGTGCCGCTGATGGTCAGCGGGGACATGGCGGGGGTGGACACGTTCGGCGCGGGGGTGGCCACGTTGACCGTCGGGCCGGTGCCGACCGTCGACTTCGCGGCGCCCACCAGGCCGGACTGCAGGGTGCTCGGCTGCACGCCCATGTCGGCGAAGAGGTTGACCGTGGCCTGTTCCATCACCGGGTCCTCGGTGGTGGTCAGGTCCGCGTGCACGGTGCCCAGGCCCCAGGCCCACTGCACGGTGGCCGAGCTGAAGACGAGCGCGTTGGACTTCGGATCCCGGTACTCGGTCAGGCTGTGCGTGGCGGTGCCGTTGCCGTAGAGGTTGCCCCAGTCCTGGCGCAGCGTGCCGTTGGTGATGGAGATCGTGGTCGAGGACATGTCGATCTCACCCGGTGGCCGGGTGGCGTCGTTGATGTCCGAGTCCCACTCGTAGCCGAGCGTGCCGGTCTGCATCTCGTAGGTCTGGCCGGAGGTGAGCGAGGCGACCTGGGTGTTGCGCCAGATCCGGTCCTGGCTGTACGGGTAGGAGACGGTGATCGCGTCGGCGCGGTATCCGTTGACGTTGAACAGGGTTCCGGTCAGCTGGTTCTCCGGTTCGGCTCCGGTGGCAGCGCCGGCCGGGTCCATCCAGGTGCCGGTCCACTGGCCGCTCGGGTCGGCCACGCCGTCCGGCTGCGGATACTCCAGCTTCGTCATCTTGTACTCGTCGATGGTCCGGTTCGCGGCGCCGTTGGCGATGCTCGGCTGCAGCACGGTGCGCCAGAACACGTCGTTGCCGCTGAAGTACGCCTCGTTCACGCCGGCGTCCTTGGCCGCGGTGGCCGCGTCGAACTGTTGCTGGTCCCAGTATTCGTCGTGCCCGGAGGAGACGAAGACCTTGTGGTTGAGCAGCAGCGAGGGATGCTGCGTGATGTCGACCGAGGACAGATAGCTGACGTCGTAGCCGTTGCGCTCGAGGAACTGGATCATCGGGTATTCGGACCCGAAGATGCCGTTCTCGCCGGAGATGTTCATCGGCCGGTTGTAGCTCACGGCGTAGTCGCGGCCGTCCGGAGCGGGTCCGTTGCCCTCGTACAGGTCGGCGCCGCCCCACATGTTGTAGGCCTGCCAGGTCTGGTCGGAGGTCTGCACCACCATGTCGGACGTGCTCGACGGGTTGGTGACCACGAACGGGTAGGGCATCAGGCCCTGGTTGTCGCTCTGGTCGAACTCGGCGAGGTAGACCCCGGAGACCGCGTTCGAGGGCACCGTCCAGCTCATGCTGACCGACCAGTTGCCGCAGTCCACCATGCCGGTGGAGGCGGACTTGTCGCAGTCCGGCTGGGTGACGGCCGGGTAGACCGCGGTCGGCGAGGTCGGCATCAGCCGCGCCCCGTCGCCGCCGTACCAGCCCAGCCGGTAGATCTCCACCTTGTAGCCGACCGGCGAGCTGACCGAGAAGTTGATCGTCCCGCCGACGGCCACGCTGGTCGTGGTCGGGAAGGCCTCGATGTCGCCCCAGGCTCCCGGGGAGTACCAGTCGGACAGCGGCGTGCCCGGCTGCGAGTTCTCACAGACGATCGCGTTGGAGCCCGGCCCGCAGGGGCCGGTGTCGGCCGAGGCCGCCTGGGGCGCGGCCACCGTCGCGACCAGGACCACCGCCGCGGAGAAAATCGCAGTGCGCACGCTGCGCGTCCATCTTCGCAAGTTCATCTTTCTCTTCGCCCTTCTCGGGCGGCGGGACCCCACCAGGACCCGCCGCCCTCCCTCGGATGTGCTGCCGGCTGCCGGCAGCGCCGTCGTGCCTGTGCTGAGCTATCCCGTCACTTCGACGGGACGACCTGCGCCCCGCTGGTCAGCCGGTTGCCCGACCACTGGTTCCCGCTGCCGCCGGTGTTCCAGTAGGCGACCGGCCCGTAGTACCCGCACCCGCTCGCGTACGTCGTGGAGAAGATGTTGCCGGTCACCACGACGCCGCTGGCCCCGGTGCCTCCGCCGTAGATGGTGTAACCGCCGCCGGCCAGCCAGTTGTCGGTGATCGTGGTGTTGGAGATGGGTCCGGTGTTCGGCAGCAGTCCGATCACCGAGGTCGTGCCCTGCCCGGTGGGCACGGGGTTCATCAGGGTGTTGTGGACGACCCGCAGCCCCGCGGTGTCGTCGCCGTCGCTGATCACCACGTCCAGGTGGGCGTAGCCGCCGGAACGGTTGATGAACGGGACGATGTCGTGCACGTAGTCGTCGTGGATGTAGCCGTGGCCCATGGACAGGGCGTTGGCGAAGACGGAGACGTCGTCCCAGCCTACTTCGATGTTCCCCTCGCCCATGTTGGACACGGCGTAGTCCTCGCCGCCGTTGTCCGGTCCGGCGCCGGGGGTCCCGGTCAGGTTGCTGTGCAGGATCTTCAGGCCGGTGTAGCCGGAGCGGAGGTTCACCGCCCACCAGTTCTTCGAATCGATCTTGGTGTCGATGATGGTGACGTTGTCGGCGTAGATGTCCAGCGAACCGGAGAGGTTCCAGCCGCTGATCGTCGTGCCGTTGGTCTTCACCTCGATGTCGCCGGAGTGCGCGCTGAGACTGCTCGTGCGCGGCCCGGTGCTCGACGCGCTCGGGTAGCCGCAGGCCTGCGGGGTCGAGCACGCCTGCGCCGCGGCGGCTGCGGCGGACGAGGAGGCGGCCGCGGCGGCCGTGCCGGTGAGCGTGTGCGACGGGACCGCGCCGGCCGAGGCCTTGGCGGTGCCGGTCGCGCTCGCACTGCTGCTCGCGCTCGGCGAGAGCGGCGCGCCGGCGCTCGATCCGGGGACCGTCTTGCCGGTCAACGGCTCGCCGACCACGATCTTCGAGGGTCCGGAGCCGCCGGAGCCGAGCACCAGCCACGCGGCCAGGCCGAGTCCGCACGCGACGAACCCCGCGACCAGCAGGGCCCGTCGCGGGGTGGAAGAGCCGCCGTGCCTTCTCGCGGTCACCCGACCGCCGCCAAGAGTCTCTCCACGACCCGCTCCTGTTCCTCGGCCGTCAGATGGGGGTGCAGGGGAAGGGACAGGATCCGGTCCGCCGCGTCTTCGGCGTGCGGGAACGCGCCCCGGAAATGATCGAGGTCGGCGAAGGCCGGCGTCAGGTGCAGCGGGTACGGGTAGTGCACCCCGGCCCCTATGCCGTCGGCGTTGAGCTTCTCCACGACCGCGTCGCGGCGCTCGGCGCCCTCGCCCGGCTCGCCGACCTTGACCACGTAGAGGTGCCAGACGTGCTCGTTGCCCTCGAGCACCGCCGGGAGCTGGATCCCGTCCTGCCCGGCCAGCAGCGCGTGATAGCGCGCGGCGGCGGCGCGGCGCGCCTCGTTCCAGCCGGCCAGCCGCTTGAGCTTGGCCCGCAGGACCACCGCCTGCAGCGCGTCGAGCCGGCTGTTGCGGCCGACGACGACGTGCTCGTACTTGCTCCGGCCGCCGTGGTTCGCCCGGATCCGCACCGCGTCCGCGAGCTCGGCGTCATCGGTGACCACCGCGCCGGCGTCGCCGTAGGCGCCGAGGTTCTTGCCCGGGTAGAAGCTGGTGGCCGCGACGCCGCCGACCCCGGCCTGCCGGCCGAAACGGGTAGCGCCCTGGCACTGGGCGGCGTCCTCGACGATGCGCACCGGGGCGCCGGCGAGCGCCTCGCGCAGCCGCTCGACCGGCGCGAGCTGGCCGTAGAGGTGTACCGGGATCAGCACCTTGGTACGCGGGCCGATCGCCGCGGCCGCAGCCTCGACGTCGATCAGCTGGGTGTCCGGGTCGCAGTCCACGAACACCGGCGTGGCGCCGGCCAGGCTGACCGCCTCGGCGGTGGCCGCGAAGGTGTTGACCGGCAGCACCACCTCGTCACCCGCGCCGAGTCCGAGCGCGCGCAGCACCAGTTCGAGCGCGTCGGTGCCGTTGGACACGCCGACGCACCGGCTCACGCCGCTGAACGCGGCGAACTCCTGCTCGAACGCGGCGACCTCCGGCCCGCCGACGAAGCCGGTCGTGGCCAGGACGCGCGCGAAACCCTCGCGCACCTCCTCCTCGACCTCTTCGTGCGCGGCCTTGAGGTCGACCAGCGGTATCCCCCTC
This genomic window from Actinospica robiniae DSM 44927 contains:
- a CDS encoding DegT/DnrJ/EryC1/StrS family aminotransferase, coding for MRGIPLVDLKAAHEEVEEEVREGFARVLATTGFVGGPEVAAFEQEFAAFSGVSRCVGVSNGTDALELVLRALGLGAGDEVVLPVNTFAATAEAVSLAGATPVFVDCDPDTQLIDVEAAAAAIGPRTKVLIPVHLYGQLAPVERLREALAGAPVRIVEDAAQCQGATRFGRQAGVGGVAATSFYPGKNLGAYGDAGAVVTDDAELADAVRIRANHGGRSKYEHVVVGRNSRLDALQAVVLRAKLKRLAGWNEARRAAAARYHALLAGQDGIQLPAVLEGNEHVWHLYVVKVGEPGEGAERRDAVVEKLNADGIGAGVHYPYPLHLTPAFADLDHFRGAFPHAEDAADRILSLPLHPHLTAEEQERVVERLLAAVG
- a CDS encoding glycosyltransferase family 2 protein; this encodes MSTVSVIVPCYKYGHYLQESVGSALNHQDGVDVRVLIIDDASPDDSADKARALAAEDPRVQVLVHPRNKGHIATYNEGLLEWAEGDYVALLSADDRLTPGALSRAAALLDAHPEVGFCYGHPVRFQHGSALPAARTAGRGWTVWDGQWWLRRHFETGHGCITSPEVVVRTKLQRQVGGYDPGLPHSGDIEMWMRLAAHADVGYLRGVDQAYYRVHGANMSTTDFGGQLDDLRQRKAAFEAVLGRCGEQMKDRDELDRLVHRKLARQALRRAVRAYDRGRTEQVPVDELVGFARECWPEHEDLPEYRALKMRRRIGTKAMPYLQPLVLTAVTHKVRERMWWRTWRRTGI
- a CDS encoding DUF4082 domain-containing protein, coding for MRTAIFSAAVVLVATVAAPQAASADTGPCGPGSNAIVCENSQPGTPLSDWYSPGAWGDIEAFPTTTSVAVGGTINFSVSSPVGYKVEIYRLGWYGGDGARLMPTSPTAVYPAVTQPDCDKSASTGMVDCGNWSVSMSWTVPSNAVSGVYLAEFDQSDNQGLMPYPFVVTNPSSTSDMVVQTSDQTWQAYNMWGGADLYEGNGPAPDGRDYAVSYNRPMNISGENGIFGSEYPMIQFLERNGYDVSYLSSVDITQHPSLLLNHKVFVSSGHDEYWDQQQFDAATAAKDAGVNEAYFSGNDVFWRTVLQPSIANGAANRTIDEYKMTKLEYPQPDGVADPSGQWTGTWMDPAGAATGAEPENQLTGTLFNVNGYRADAITVSYPYSQDRIWRNTQVASLTSGQTYEMQTGTLGYEWDSDINDATRPPGEIDMSSTTISITNGTLRQDWGNLYGNGTATHSLTEYRDPKSNALVFSSATVQWAWGLGTVHADLTTTEDPVMEQATVNLFADMGVQPSTLQSGLVGAAKSTVGTGPTVNVATPAPNVSTPAMSPLTISGTATPASGAVVARVEVSTDGGTTWNPASGLGNWTFSWTPLQTGAATILVRAEDDSDNIGATASIPVTVTAAVCPCSVFPDASTPAKPDSGDAHAVDVGMKFSPTQSGEITGIQFYKAATNTGTHVGSLWTSTGTLLGSVTFTNETTSGWQEANFTQPIPVTAGTTYVVSYYAPSGHYSADANYFATQGAGIAPIQGLSNTAANGNGVYKYASATAFPTTAYQASNYWVDAIFQGNVSSTTPPTVTSTTPATGATDVPVNSTLTASMSEGLTASSVKLTVTDQNGVSAPGSITYDPVGHTVTFQPAGQLAMNDTYTASLTATDLWGNVMPSPYTWTFTTSATPPAYTCPCSLWNGTAVPANTNTSDQHAVEVGMRFQSAVAGYVTGVSFYKGTKNTGTHIGNLWTNTGTLLATGTFTGESASGWQTLTFANPVAITASTPYVVSYYTPTGFYSSNSQYFTAPISNYPITALASVAGSGNGIYHYGTGSAFPTTSYNATNYWVDADFTTQAPSSGGSGAEDASATIGTSTITPTTSSWENAVYPATVGFSQAIEPQSLKVTVTTTQGYQGSESAAGTAVTGTVSYNPKTFTASFHPTTALVPGQTYHATATATTVAGKAVAPITWTFTAVAAQPATPAGGTVPADGTSPPVVLAVETKLPKRYSVPLDV
- a CDS encoding class I SAM-dependent methyltransferase, yielding MLGNVRRLLTAGTAILREPPWAAPGHFYSPMPGGADTDRAVRRREEELEAAAQAGLPGIDLNAQGQRILFKELAATFADVPTTAAEGWRYRPENNMYGLGDAAVYHGMLRRFPPSRIVEVGSGFSSAVALDTADRFLSDADLKFTFIEPYPDRLLALLGDRDRERCTLIRKPVQDAGTEVFEELEAGDLLFIDSSHVSKAGSDVNLLFFEILPRLADGVLVHVHDIVWPFEYPERWLRQRRGWTEAYLLRAFLAFNSAFSIELFNAWLWHCEPELVREALPSAAGQVPGGIWLRKGRRP